Genomic segment of Thermoanaerobaculia bacterium:
CCTGCAAGATGAATGGCTAACCGCATGGCAAAGGGATCTATAAGCAGTGCGCTGATCAAAATTGTCAGGGATGTGCCGGCGAGACCGTATCGATGTGTCATCGGATAGATCAGCACGATAATGAGCAGGAGGCGGACTGCCTGAAGCTTGGTTGCAATATGGGGTCTACCGAGACCGTTAAAGAGGGGACCGGTGGTAGCACTGATGGAACGGAGAAGTCCGCACAGGGCGAGAATCTGCACGATGGGAACTATGGGCAGCCAGTCGGGGGTTAAAAAAGAAGGGTAAAGTCTCCAATGAGAAGGATGATCATCAGGGAGAGAGGAATGGACAGGAGGGCCGTCAGGCGCAGAACATTGTAGATAGGCCCGCGAAAGGCTTCGGGGGCGATCCTGGAGGGTCGCATAGGCCGGGAAGGCTACCTGGGAAAGGATATGGGTGATTTCCGTTGGGGTGTATTGGAGAGGTAATAGGCGACCTGGTAAATTCC
This window contains:
- a CDS encoding polysaccharide biosynthesis C-terminal domain-containing protein; the protein is MQILALCGLLRSISATTGPLFNGLGRPHIATKLQAVRLLLIIVLIYPMTHRYGLAGTSLTILISALLIDPFAMRLAIHLAGIRIRDFSHTLLLPMMASLVALIVPLSIQPMLGEMKPAVTFSMNLFLFLVLYPVSIFIHDRITGVRTLS